TCACCCGGGTTCAGAAAATCGTCGGGGATGCGTTTCAAGATTTGGAATTCACCTACATCGCCGTTAAAGAACAGTAACCCGCATCCGTTTTGAGTGACAAAGATGTCAATCCAATTTGAGTGCCCTTCCTGCGGTGAGTCACGTCTTGTGAACGAACGCTTGGGCGGACGAAAAATTCGATGCCCTGGTTGCGATTCACCGATCACGATCCCGGAAGCTCCCGTTGTGGCGGAAGCCGAACCGGTTGAGGTGGAGCTCGTGGAAGCGGAACCGATTGCGATGGATGCCTTCGAAGCGGAGCCCGTCGTCGAAGCCACGGTGGGTGCGGAAGCCGAAGAGGCGGGGTTCGGCAGTCCCGCTCACGCCGCAATGCGCGACGAGCTCGCGGCCGTTTCAGAGGGCGTGGAGCCCGCCGCGTTCAACCTGGACGACGATGACGATGCCCTGCCACCGCGTAAAAAACGTGACGACGGTGAACTCGACATGACACCGATGGTCGATGTGACGTTCTTGCTGCTGATCTTCTTCATGGTCACGGCGAGTTTCTCGTTGCAGAAATCGATTCAAATGCCTCGCCAGCAATCCGAACTTCCCAGTACGAACAACGACCCAGAAGAAACGGACGAGAAGGATCCGGTCGAGCTGGAAATCGACGAGAACGGCGGCTTCCTGGTTCTCGCTCCCGAGTGGGAAAAAGAAACACCCGGGAAGCAGAATCTGATCAGCGCCCTGAAAGAGGCGGTGGGCGACAATCGGGATGGCATGCAGTTGAACATCAAGATTCACGAAAACGCCAAGCTCCAGTTTCTGGTCGATGGCATGGACGCTGGCACCATCGCTGGCTTCGCCGCCCTGCAGGTCACCGAAGTCGACGGTTTTGATTGACGCTTTTCTTGACGCTCGTCCCCACCACCAGCACGTTGGCGAATTCCCCACGTCGGCGTTTGTGATTCTTTGACTCTTGTCTTTTCTCTCCACCAACAGAACCCACCGGCTCGATGGTCGGCGGTTTCACAATCAACAACATGCTTGCAAACGAACTGATTGACCAACTGGAACGGCGGGGTCTCTTGGACCAAGAGATCATCGAGGCGTTGCGGGAACAAATGTCGCAAGGAGGCTCACGCGTGACGCCCGAAGCGGTGGCCAAGCTGTTGGTCGACAATGGCCAGCTGACACGATTCCAAGCGACCAAGCTGATTGGCGAACTGCGCAGTGAGTCATACGATTCCGAAGCTGCGGAAGTGGTCGATGGCGAGGAGGATCTGACAGCACAACTGATCGATGACGACGATGTTCCCGAAGCCATCATCGAAGACGACGACCCGTTCGGTGACAATCCGGTCGAAGTGGAAGCCGTTGTCGCGGAACCCGTCGAAGTGGTTGCCGAAGCGGATTCGATGGGGGACGCACCATCGCGCGGTCGCCCGTCCTCCTCTCGGATCAAGAAACCTGAGACCAAGTCGACTTGGGACTCATTTAAAATCTACGGCTACTTGGGAATCATTGGATTCTTGATCATTGCCGGCGGTGTGCTTTGGTTCGTGCTTTCGAAGGGCAACGCGGACGAGTTCATCGCGCTCGCCAACAAACAATACGACAGCCAAAGCTATCAGCCGGCTCAAGACGCTTACATCGCTTACCTCGATCAATTTGGCGAAAGCAGCCAATACTCTTCGCTGGCTCGAACGCGAATCACGATGTGCGAGTTGTTTCGTGCGGAGCAGATGACCGATCCGGTGGCTGGGTTGGAAATGGCGAAAGAAAAGTTGCCAACCGTTATCAACGAGGAGGCAATGAACGATGAACGTGGCAACCTGGCAGGTTTCCTCGTTGACGTCGCCGAAAACATCGCGAAAGAGGCTGAGTTCGCCAAGGAAACCGAAGAGAAACGACGCCTGCTGGAGCGACTCGATGAGCAACAAACGTTGATTGACAACCCGAACTACATGTTGTCATCGATGAAGACGACTTTGTCGGGTCGGTTGTTGCAACTCTCAGAGGCTCGCAACCGCGTCAAACGAGAAATCGATCGCAACGTTCGCCTGGACGAGACGGAAGCGGCGATGCAAGCCGCACTCGCGGAAAAGAAGACCAAGGAAGCCTACGACCAACGTGATTCGTTGCTGCGTGATTTCCCTGAACTGGCCAAGGACTCACGCTTGGTGACGTTGGTCGAGGAGGCCAGCGAGATCCAGCAAACATTGGTCAAGCCATCGGCGAAGACACCCGAGATCAGCACGGACCCTGCCGGAGATGCCGCGCTGCGGTCCATCGTGTTGACCACGCGCCAAGGCAATTCGATTCCCGGCATTGAAGACGAGGTCTTCTTTCTTCGTGCGGGTGGATCGGTGTTGGCGTTCGCAGTCGACGACGGTCGCTTGTTGTGGCGTGATTACACCGGACAAGGCGAAGACTACACGCCGTTGCGATTGGACGATGGCACGGCGGTTTTGTTGTCGGACATGGCCAACGATGAAATTCGTCGCTGCCGTGGAGAAGACGGCGAAGTGGAGTGGCGTGCGAAAATCGGCGAACCGTTTGTCGAACCCGTTGCCGGACGCGATTCCATTTTGGTGACGATGAAGTCCGGGACGCTGGCCGCGATGGATTCGGATTCTGGCGACGTCAAATGGTCAACGGATCTGTCCCAGGAATTGTCGACGCCCGCCGGACTCGATGACACTCTGAATCGGATTTACATTCCCGGCAGTCACAGCAACCTGTACGTGCTCAACGCACGCGATGGCAAATGCATCGAGAGTTTGTATCTCGAACACGATGAAGGAACGATCGCGGTCGCTCCCGTGTCCTTGCTCGGCCACGTGTTTGTGATCGAAAACACGGGCAGCGATTACGCTCAAGTTCACGTTTTGAAAGTCGATGAGAACGGCGAGAACATCAAAATTGCTCAGAGTCCATTCCGGTTGGATGGCAACGTGGTGGTTCCACCGATTGTTCAGAATCGTCGTCTGATCGTGTTGACCGATCGCGGCCAAGTGGCGGTGTATGACATCGAGCCAACCTCGGAAAAAGATCAGGTCTCGTTGATCGCTCAGCAGGTCGCCGCGTATGACAAACCCACGCTGACTCGGATGGCGGTCGGACGCAGTCAAATGTGGATCACGGGCACACGAATTGGTCGCTACGAGTTGCAGATCAACACGGGGCGAGTGGTTTTCAGTTGGGGGAAAAGTGAAGGTGACACCTTCATCGGCCAACCATTGTCGCTCGAAGATGTGCTCGTCCACGCTCGCGTCTTGAAAGGCACCTCTGCGATTCGCGTGACGGCGGCCGAACCCAAGACGGGGAACATGCTGTGGCAAACCGATGTGGGGACCCCGATCGCGATGATCACGCCTGCACCGGAAAGCGGTTTCCATGCCGTGACCAGCCAAGGAGCCTTGTTCGAGTTGACCTCGGAATCACTGGCGACGGGCTCGACGCAGGGCCCGATTGAGAACCCCGGTGCCAAGGGGATCTCCATGAGTTTCCAAAACCCAATCGCGGTGGACGACGTTCGCCGCATCCTGTTGAACCAAGCCCAGAAGGGCGAAGCGTTGATCTACGACCCGACTCGTCGAAGTGAGAAGCTTCGCAAGGTCACATTCCAATTGACGGGGCCCAAGCCAACCGGCGTGGCAACGTTCAGCGGTGGTGGTTTGTTCTTGCCGCTCGATACCGGACGCGCGGTGTTGATGGATTGGCAAACGGGGCGTGTCAAAGGGGCACCGTTCCAACCGGCCAGCGACCCCACGGCGACCGTCGAGTGGACCAACCCCATCAACAGTGCTGCGGACCCGGACCAAGTCTTGATCGCAGACAGTCGTAAAAAACTGTACCGGTTGCGAGTCGGCGACCAAATTCGAGAGTTGTCGAGCGTTGATTTGGAGTCGCCTTTCTTAGGAACCGTGGCGGGTGTGGAGTCGAGTCTGCTTGGCAGTGTCAGTGGTCCAGCCTCGGACTTCTTGGTGGGGCATGACCAGACCGGTCTCGAGCAAACCTTCAAGAAGGTCTTGGATGGACGTGTTGTTTGGGGACCCGTTGCGGCCCAATCCGAATCCACTGGCGAGATCGCATTGGTGATCACGGATGACCAAGTGTTGCGAGGCTTCAGTGCCTCGGGCGAACCTCTCTTTCAAACGCAAATGCCTGAAGCCGGTCAGTTGGTTGACCGGGTCGTCTCGATTGGTGGACGCTGGGTTTTGACGGGGAAAGACGGTTGGTTGACCTCGATCGATCCCGCTTCGGGCAACGTGGTTGGGACAACGAAACTTGGCCAGCCTTTGTCGGCCGGTCCTTTGCCGGTGGGCGATAAGCTGCTGGTCCCGGGCACCGAAGGTGTCGTTTACATCACGAACATTCCCGGTGACGCCTGATCCATGCACTTCCAGTCCTTGATGAATTCCAACGTGTTGCATTTTCGACGACCTCGCCGCCTTCACCGCATGGTTCGGAACAGCATTCTGTTCCTGATGCTCTGTGTTTTGGGTGCAACCAGTGCGCAAGCTCAGTTGCTCAACTACGCCGACTCTGGCCGGCCGGAAGCTCCCGGTTTGGAGCTGTTGCAAGAAGAGCCTCATGACCTGATCTTCTTCACGGAAAAGGCCGGTGGCGGTTGGGTGAAAACTCGGTTGCTGGAGTTGCCGAGGCGAGAGATGCCAGCTTCCCCCAGTGGGTCGTTGAAGTTCAGCATTGTCGGTGTGGAGCAGCAGGAGTTTGT
Above is a window of Rhodopirellula islandica DNA encoding:
- a CDS encoding ExbD/TolR family protein, which codes for MNERLGGRKIRCPGCDSPITIPEAPVVAEAEPVEVELVEAEPIAMDAFEAEPVVEATVGAEAEEAGFGSPAHAAMRDELAAVSEGVEPAAFNLDDDDDALPPRKKRDDGELDMTPMVDVTFLLLIFFMVTASFSLQKSIQMPRQQSELPSTNNDPEETDEKDPVELEIDENGGFLVLAPEWEKETPGKQNLISALKEAVGDNRDGMQLNIKIHENAKLQFLVDGMDAGTIAGFAALQVTEVDGFD
- a CDS encoding outer membrane protein assembly factor BamB family protein is translated as MVGGFTINNMLANELIDQLERRGLLDQEIIEALREQMSQGGSRVTPEAVAKLLVDNGQLTRFQATKLIGELRSESYDSEAAEVVDGEEDLTAQLIDDDDVPEAIIEDDDPFGDNPVEVEAVVAEPVEVVAEADSMGDAPSRGRPSSSRIKKPETKSTWDSFKIYGYLGIIGFLIIAGGVLWFVLSKGNADEFIALANKQYDSQSYQPAQDAYIAYLDQFGESSQYSSLARTRITMCELFRAEQMTDPVAGLEMAKEKLPTVINEEAMNDERGNLAGFLVDVAENIAKEAEFAKETEEKRRLLERLDEQQTLIDNPNYMLSSMKTTLSGRLLQLSEARNRVKREIDRNVRLDETEAAMQAALAEKKTKEAYDQRDSLLRDFPELAKDSRLVTLVEEASEIQQTLVKPSAKTPEISTDPAGDAALRSIVLTTRQGNSIPGIEDEVFFLRAGGSVLAFAVDDGRLLWRDYTGQGEDYTPLRLDDGTAVLLSDMANDEIRRCRGEDGEVEWRAKIGEPFVEPVAGRDSILVTMKSGTLAAMDSDSGDVKWSTDLSQELSTPAGLDDTLNRIYIPGSHSNLYVLNARDGKCIESLYLEHDEGTIAVAPVSLLGHVFVIENTGSDYAQVHVLKVDENGENIKIAQSPFRLDGNVVVPPIVQNRRLIVLTDRGQVAVYDIEPTSEKDQVSLIAQQVAAYDKPTLTRMAVGRSQMWITGTRIGRYELQINTGRVVFSWGKSEGDTFIGQPLSLEDVLVHARVLKGTSAIRVTAAEPKTGNMLWQTDVGTPIAMITPAPESGFHAVTSQGALFELTSESLATGSTQGPIENPGAKGISMSFQNPIAVDDVRRILLNQAQKGEALIYDPTRRSEKLRKVTFQLTGPKPTGVATFSGGGLFLPLDTGRAVLMDWQTGRVKGAPFQPASDPTATVEWTNPINSAADPDQVLIADSRKKLYRLRVGDQIRELSSVDLESPFLGTVAGVESSLLGSVSGPASDFLVGHDQTGLEQTFKKVLDGRVVWGPVAAQSESTGEIALVITDDQVLRGFSASGEPLFQTQMPEAGQLVDRVVSIGGRWVLTGKDGWLTSIDPASGNVVGTTKLGQPLSAGPLPVGDKLLVPGTEGVVYITNIPGDA